The following proteins come from a genomic window of Candidatus Zixiibacteriota bacterium:
- a CDS encoding potassium channel family protein, with translation MRLVDFVGKWSSILTRFYDPKDYTAREQSLSSRSRQARHADIMTIIWWILSPVLLLIASLEIPSLVKVAVIGTLALRIVNITFANLRGDLREGLWDPKAKTIVNFYSIRRRLVLGIMNYGELIVCFAGIYASDPTALMPQIPRPLDWFSPLYFSAITQLAIGYGDLTPAGWARAVSILQGGCGLLLVVMTIGRLSTRLQVSDASHRRRLRLR, from the coding sequence ATGCGACTTGTCGACTTTGTGGGCAAATGGTCCTCCATTCTGACGAGGTTCTATGATCCCAAGGACTATACGGCACGAGAGCAGTCGCTGTCATCTCGATCGAGACAAGCTCGCCACGCGGACATAATGACGATCATCTGGTGGATCCTCTCGCCCGTGCTCTTGCTGATCGCCTCGTTGGAGATTCCGTCGCTGGTCAAGGTAGCTGTGATTGGGACGCTCGCGCTCCGGATTGTGAATATCACGTTCGCAAACCTGCGGGGTGATCTTAGAGAAGGTCTCTGGGATCCCAAGGCAAAGACCATCGTCAATTTCTACTCTATCAGACGCAGATTGGTGCTGGGCATCATGAACTACGGTGAACTCATAGTCTGCTTTGCTGGCATCTATGCGTCAGATCCGACAGCATTAATGCCGCAGATACCCCGCCCGCTGGATTGGTTTTCACCGCTCTACTTCAGTGCCATCACGCAGCTGGCCATTGGCTACGGTGATCTAACACCGGCAGGTTGGGCTCGCGCTGTGTCTATCCTTCAGGGTGGCTGCGGCCTCCTCTTGGTGGTGATGACCATCGGCCGTCTGTCCACCAGGCTACAGGTCTCCGATGCGAGTCATCGCCGTAGACTGAGGCTGAGGTAG
- a CDS encoding 4Fe-4S double cluster binding domain-containing protein: MEPATERFSEMIKAQGWKSRIVPVERLADLRGAIRGRYEDGLLDEALYRSHFGSFSFDPPADLPGVRSIVIVAVPTPPMRLFFHWQGKRTPIIIPPTYVSYTPRTESVQAMLADWLGREGHRLAKPRLPLKTLAVCSGLAEYGRNNICYVPGMGSYLQLVGAFTDLACDGDPWREPKALDLCDTCDACLRCCPTGAISDDRFLLRAEICLTYHNEADGDFPSWIDPSWHHCLVGCMECQTKCPENRAVLGWYEDRGEFSEDETALLLQSVPPDRLPAETAAKLSNLEINEAHHQLCRNLSMVIGREGSPG; encoded by the coding sequence ATGGAACCGGCGACGGAGCGATTCTCCGAGATGATCAAGGCGCAGGGATGGAAGAGCCGGATCGTCCCCGTTGAGCGACTGGCCGATCTGCGCGGTGCGATCCGCGGTCGCTATGAGGATGGGCTTCTGGACGAGGCGCTCTACCGGAGTCACTTCGGTTCCTTCTCGTTCGATCCGCCCGCCGACCTTCCCGGCGTGCGCTCGATCGTCATCGTGGCTGTGCCCACGCCGCCGATGCGACTCTTCTTCCACTGGCAGGGGAAACGCACGCCGATCATCATACCACCGACCTACGTGAGCTACACCCCCCGAACGGAGAGTGTTCAGGCCATGCTGGCCGACTGGCTGGGGCGCGAGGGACATCGGCTGGCGAAACCACGGCTCCCGCTCAAGACCCTCGCAGTGTGCAGCGGCTTGGCAGAATACGGACGTAACAACATCTGCTATGTTCCCGGCATGGGGAGCTACCTCCAGCTTGTCGGCGCCTTCACCGACCTTGCGTGCGATGGTGATCCCTGGCGCGAGCCCAAGGCACTCGATTTGTGCGACACCTGCGACGCTTGCCTGCGGTGCTGTCCCACTGGGGCGATCAGCGACGATCGCTTCCTGCTCCGCGCGGAGATCTGCCTGACATATCACAATGAGGCCGACGGCGATTTCCCGTCATGGATCGACCCGTCGTGGCACCATTGTCTGGTTGGCTGCATGGAATGCCAGACCAAATGCCCGGAGAACAGGGCCGTGCTGGGCTGGTACGAGGATCGGGGCGAGTTCTCCGAGGATGAAACCGCCCTATTGCTTCAAAGCGTGCCGCCCGACCGACTCCCCGCAGAGACCGCGGCCAAGTTAAGCAACCTGGAGATCAACGAAGCCCATCATCAACTGTGTCGGAACCTCTCGATGGTCATCGGGCGGGAGGGCTCACCGGGGTGA
- the tatA gene encoding twin-arginine translocase TatA/TatE family subunit: MMLGGIGVQELLLIFLAVLLLFGAKRIPDIAHGLGKGMREFKRAMQETQDELSRSMNEPDKKPPAQSTPPRELEGPGNKPPAGA; the protein is encoded by the coding sequence ATGATGCTCGGCGGCATCGGCGTACAGGAACTGCTGTTGATCTTCCTGGCCGTGCTCCTCTTGTTTGGTGCCAAACGGATCCCCGACATTGCCCATGGCCTCGGCAAGGGGATGCGCGAATTCAAACGCGCCATGCAGGAGACGCAGGACGAACTGAGCCGCTCGATGAATGAGCCCGACAAGAAGCCGCCCGCACAATCGACACCGCCGCGCGAATTGGAGGGTCCGGGCAACAAACCTCCCGCGGGCGCGTAG
- a CDS encoding serine/threonine-protein kinase, producing the protein MNRRTRFGGFKLGAENVLLRRFAPYLLYGLITLLVVVLSLDNHRWLATVELAIQDMMVTLGRRPEPPSQVILVNVDDDAVAKLGQWPWNSERVGYLVGMLNEYKPKAIGLDLELPESFDEDTAGNQFLAEMIARAGNVVLPMRFTLAESDRLSPAAPDRIAKSALIVVDEAGRMLSLPYPTAGAVSAPYAEVCQAAWGLGQINTWQDVDSRIRRDPLVVNYEGIYYPSMALQLVRLATDAPRTQVRIDPGRGVDVGALHVPTDEAGMFRIDYRGPAGTIPSMSAAKVLEGLADGHAITGKIVVVGVTASGYGTALRTSSSSTMPRAEKIATVAANMLDGRYITPVNMSQFLDLLILAAIGGFCAMVLPRVGLTYRLVILFVLGFALLNLNFILYTSFKLVTKTLYPTLEVVAFLIFAPFVKPIETILQPKQRARTKPRARHAKLTDEADKPKPVSTPAATDAVPVRHVREGAPAGVISGLSETVVLDVSGQTATASSGKVKIDRPIELTPTFEPLSSDVGDGTAVQPRDVMNVSPSPMGLDKEADSPVTTGAAAPGVTDLQRLGRYEILGMLGEGAMGTVYKGKNPAIGRMVALKTIRAGAGFNPHQARELRERLVREAKAAGKLSHPNIVTIYDVGTEGDLDYIAMEYLEGYTLEQVVRKKVQLNFRILAKMLTQVCDALEYAHKAGIVHRDIKPANIMVLDDFKVKVTDFGIARFESSSMSMTQTGVAVGTPYYISPEQLRGGTVDRRCDIFSLGVVAYELLTHKRPFSGDNISQLIFAITQTNPEPPSKIDPNIPGLLDVVISKALAKDPRERYQTADEMAHDLAVFVEDLAGAKAFRV; encoded by the coding sequence GTATCTCCTCTACGGCCTCATCACGCTGCTTGTCGTCGTGTTGTCGCTCGACAATCACCGCTGGCTGGCCACCGTGGAATTGGCAATCCAGGACATGATGGTCACACTGGGACGGCGCCCGGAGCCGCCCAGTCAGGTGATTCTGGTCAACGTCGATGACGACGCCGTGGCCAAGCTGGGACAGTGGCCATGGAACTCCGAGCGCGTCGGCTACCTCGTGGGGATGCTCAACGAGTACAAGCCGAAGGCGATCGGACTCGACCTGGAACTGCCGGAGAGTTTCGACGAGGACACGGCCGGAAACCAGTTCCTCGCCGAGATGATTGCCCGGGCCGGAAACGTCGTCCTGCCGATGCGCTTCACACTGGCGGAGAGCGACCGACTCAGTCCTGCCGCCCCCGACCGCATCGCCAAGTCGGCGCTCATTGTTGTCGATGAAGCCGGCCGTATGCTCAGTCTCCCCTACCCGACGGCCGGTGCCGTTTCGGCTCCGTACGCGGAAGTCTGCCAGGCGGCGTGGGGGTTGGGGCAGATCAATACCTGGCAGGACGTTGACAGCAGGATCCGTCGCGATCCTCTGGTCGTGAACTACGAAGGAATCTACTATCCGTCCATGGCCTTGCAGTTGGTGCGTCTGGCCACCGACGCGCCGCGCACGCAGGTGCGGATCGACCCCGGTCGCGGCGTCGACGTGGGCGCGCTGCATGTCCCCACCGACGAGGCCGGGATGTTTCGGATCGACTATCGCGGACCGGCAGGGACGATTCCCTCCATGTCAGCCGCGAAGGTGCTCGAGGGACTGGCGGACGGACATGCCATCACGGGCAAGATCGTCGTCGTGGGCGTCACCGCCTCGGGATACGGCACGGCGCTGCGCACCAGCTCCTCGTCGACCATGCCGCGCGCGGAGAAGATCGCCACGGTGGCCGCCAACATGCTGGACGGTCGCTACATCACGCCCGTGAATATGTCGCAGTTCCTCGATCTTCTGATTTTGGCGGCGATCGGGGGATTTTGCGCCATGGTTCTTCCCCGCGTGGGTCTCACCTACCGGTTGGTGATCCTGTTTGTCTTGGGCTTTGCCCTCTTGAATCTCAACTTCATACTCTACACGTCATTCAAACTGGTCACGAAGACCCTCTACCCGACCTTGGAGGTCGTGGCCTTCTTGATTTTCGCGCCGTTCGTCAAGCCGATCGAGACGATCCTGCAACCAAAGCAGCGGGCCCGAACCAAGCCACGCGCCAGACACGCGAAACTGACAGACGAGGCAGACAAGCCGAAGCCCGTGAGCACTCCGGCGGCGACCGATGCTGTCCCCGTGCGCCATGTACGCGAGGGCGCACCGGCGGGAGTGATCAGCGGCCTGTCGGAAACGGTGGTTCTGGATGTCAGCGGGCAAACGGCGACGGCGTCGAGCGGGAAAGTGAAGATCGACCGGCCCATTGAGCTGACGCCGACATTCGAGCCGCTATCGTCCGACGTTGGTGATGGCACGGCGGTCCAACCGCGAGACGTCATGAATGTCAGCCCCTCCCCGATGGGGCTCGACAAGGAAGCCGACTCACCCGTCACGACCGGAGCAGCGGCGCCTGGTGTCACCGATCTACAGCGACTCGGGCGCTATGAGATCCTCGGCATGCTCGGTGAAGGGGCGATGGGGACCGTCTACAAGGGCAAGAATCCGGCGATCGGCCGGATGGTCGCCCTGAAGACCATCCGCGCCGGAGCGGGATTCAATCCCCATCAGGCCCGGGAACTGCGCGAACGTCTGGTGCGCGAGGCGAAAGCGGCGGGCAAGCTGTCGCATCCCAACATTGTCACGATCTACGACGTCGGCACCGAGGGTGATCTCGACTACATCGCCATGGAGTATCTCGAGGGGTACACGCTGGAGCAGGTCGTCCGCAAGAAGGTCCAGTTGAACTTCCGCATCCTCGCCAAGATGCTGACGCAGGTCTGCGACGCCCTCGAATATGCGCACAAGGCCGGGATCGTGCACCGCGACATCAAGCCGGCGAACATCATGGTTCTGGACGATTTCAAGGTGAAGGTCACCGACTTCGGCATCGCGCGGTTTGAATCGTCATCGATGTCGATGACGCAGACCGGCGTGGCGGTCGGGACACCGTACTACATTTCCCCCGAGCAGTTGCGGGGCGGGACGGTCGACCGCCGTTGCGACATCTTCAGTCTCGGCGTGGTCGCCTATGAGCTTCTCACGCACAAGCGGCCGTTCAGCGGCGACAACATCTCGCAGTTGATCTTCGCCATCACGCAGACGAACCCCGAACCACCCTCCAAGATCGATCCGAACATCCCCGGCCTGCTGGACGTCGTCATCAGCAAGGCCCTCGCCAAAGACCCGCGCGAACGCTACCAGACCGCCGACGAGATGGCGCACGACCTGGCCGTCTTCGTCGAGGACCTGGCCGGCGCGAAGGCGTTCCGGGTTTAG